In Emticicia oligotrophica DSM 17448, a genomic segment contains:
- a CDS encoding NAD(P)-binding domain-containing protein: MNLEEILIYGVGFLLCGIVMLVYLKIVSKKSKSVQNKIEKAKEEGIYEPVSLFPFIDPNACIGSGACVAACPEKDIIGIVDDRAELVNASNCVGHGACFHACPVEAISLKIGTEKRGVDLPHVNQNFETNVKGIFIAGELGGMGLIKNSVEQGKQAVDNIYASMDKNHQATYDLVIIGAGPAGISASLQAKKLGLKFLIVDQDSLGGTVFNFPRAKVVMTSPMDLPLHGKVKLFETSKTELLELWQSVTSKNDISIVENCKIKEIVKDDKNYVVVSETGTEFITNRVLLAIGRRGSPRKLNVVGEELEKVAYRLLEPELIQNKHILVVGGGDSAIENALLLAPENQVTLSYRSENFNRLKPKNLERIKEAIEQKSLRMEFSTQVQQITPNAVILKKQDELLKIPNDLVYIFAGGELPTEFLKKSGIEITKRFGYIVKSHK; encoded by the coding sequence ATGAATTTAGAAGAAATACTAATTTACGGCGTTGGTTTTTTGCTATGTGGAATAGTGATGCTTGTGTATTTGAAGATAGTATCGAAGAAATCAAAAAGCGTTCAAAACAAAATTGAGAAGGCTAAAGAAGAAGGTATTTACGAACCCGTTTCATTATTTCCATTTATCGACCCTAATGCTTGTATCGGGAGTGGTGCTTGTGTGGCAGCATGCCCCGAAAAAGATATTATCGGAATTGTGGATGACCGTGCTGAGTTAGTAAATGCCTCAAATTGCGTGGGTCACGGAGCATGTTTTCATGCTTGCCCCGTTGAAGCGATTTCTTTAAAAATTGGAACCGAAAAACGTGGAGTAGATTTGCCACATGTGAATCAAAACTTTGAAACCAATGTAAAAGGAATTTTTATTGCAGGCGAACTTGGTGGAATGGGTTTGATAAAAAATAGTGTCGAGCAAGGCAAACAAGCCGTTGATAATATTTATGCCAGCATGGATAAAAACCATCAAGCAACCTACGATTTAGTAATCATAGGAGCAGGACCAGCGGGTATTTCAGCGTCATTGCAAGCTAAGAAATTAGGTTTAAAGTTCTTAATTGTTGACCAAGATTCACTCGGTGGAACGGTTTTCAACTTTCCGAGAGCCAAAGTTGTCATGACGTCGCCAATGGATTTACCTCTTCATGGAAAAGTTAAATTATTTGAAACGAGTAAAACAGAGTTACTGGAGCTCTGGCAATCGGTTACGAGTAAAAATGATATATCAATCGTAGAAAATTGCAAAATAAAAGAGATAGTTAAAGATGATAAAAACTATGTAGTAGTATCAGAAACAGGCACCGAGTTTATCACAAACAGAGTCTTGTTAGCTATTGGACGAAGGGGTAGCCCGAGAAAATTGAATGTAGTGGGCGAAGAATTGGAAAAAGTAGCCTATCGTTTATTAGAGCCCGAATTAATTCAAAACAAACACATATTAGTAGTTGGAGGTGGCGATTCGGCCATCGAAAATGCACTTTTATTGGCTCCTGAAAATCAAGTGACACTCTCGTATAGAAGTGAGAATTTTAACAGGCTTAAACCCAAAAATTTAGAACGAATTAAAGAAGCTATTGAGCAAAAGTCTTTGAGAATGGAATTTAGCACACAGGTTCAACAAATAACACCCAATGCGGTGATACTCAAAAAGCAAGATGAGCTATTAAAGATTCCTAATGACTTAGTTTACATTTTCGCTGGTGGAGAGTTACCAACCGAATTTTTGAAAAAATCAGGTATCGAAATAACAAAAAGGTTTGGGTATATCGTAAAATCTCATAAATGA
- a CDS encoding cytochrome c3 family protein yields MIQIETHTPMMLSKANFSNLNNSDWLTLIRVPLICLFFTIINISYAQLSPGKLSKAHAKLEGISNCTQCHSIGDKVSNQKCLACHKELNVRVAANKGFHVSAAIKGKECIVCHSEHHELNFDMIRFDKKTFNHKQTGFELKGAHKTKIVNCNECHKSENIVVASLKSKPKTFLGLDTKCLSCHEDYHKKTLSSDCASCHNQNEFKPATLFNHNNADFTLKGAHKTVDCASCHKTEVRNGDKFTKYSNIPFNNCSSCHKDTHKGKFGGNCEACHTEDSFTKISPTKAFNHTLTGYHLEGKHREINCKKCHEKTVGGEGGFQEFSAVKNITCITCHKDIHEGKLGQDCKSCHNEQSFLLKNKSFVGKFDHDKTDYPLEGKHEVVDCKTCHKADFTDPLPHNTCMNCHNDKHNGDFATKKDKYPDCATCHRVEGFSPSNFTIEQHNKSKFKLVGAHLAQPCFACHLSDKKWTFNNLPTACVECHQDIHAGKLEAKFYGKESCSSCHNTNNWQEVKFDHKQTAFALIGSHTKVACGECHTHKDTTPPTQIFKGVSTQCSACHQDVHGGQFKKNNQTDCARCHTPNSWKAENFNHNKTNFKLDGKHQTVSCEECHKETLKDNKEIRSYKIAKYRCVDCHL; encoded by the coding sequence ATGATTCAAATAGAAACACATACGCCAATGATGCTCTCAAAAGCAAACTTTTCGAACCTTAACAATTCGGACTGGTTGACTTTGATACGTGTTCCTCTAATTTGTCTATTCTTTACAATTATAAATATTTCTTACGCCCAACTTTCACCCGGAAAACTATCTAAGGCTCATGCAAAGTTAGAAGGCATTTCAAATTGTACACAATGCCATTCAATTGGTGATAAAGTATCTAATCAGAAGTGTTTGGCTTGCCATAAGGAGTTGAATGTAAGAGTTGCAGCCAATAAGGGGTTCCACGTCTCGGCTGCTATCAAAGGGAAAGAATGTATAGTCTGCCACAGCGAACATCATGAGCTCAATTTTGACATGATTAGGTTCGATAAAAAGACTTTTAATCATAAACAAACTGGTTTTGAATTAAAAGGGGCTCACAAAACAAAAATTGTCAACTGTAATGAGTGCCATAAATCCGAAAATATAGTTGTAGCTTCTCTCAAATCTAAGCCTAAAACATTCTTGGGTTTAGATACAAAGTGTCTTTCATGCCATGAGGATTACCACAAAAAAACGCTCTCTTCTGACTGTGCCTCCTGTCATAATCAGAACGAATTTAAACCTGCAACACTTTTTAATCATAACAATGCCGACTTTACATTAAAAGGAGCCCATAAAACGGTTGACTGTGCTTCTTGTCATAAAACAGAAGTACGGAATGGAGATAAATTTACCAAATACTCAAATATTCCATTCAATAATTGTAGTAGTTGTCATAAAGATACCCATAAAGGAAAATTTGGCGGAAATTGCGAAGCATGTCATACTGAAGATTCTTTTACAAAAATTTCTCCCACCAAAGCCTTTAATCACACCCTTACTGGATATCATTTAGAAGGCAAACACCGAGAGATTAATTGTAAGAAATGTCATGAAAAAACAGTTGGTGGCGAAGGTGGTTTTCAAGAGTTTTCGGCCGTAAAAAATATTACATGTATTACGTGCCATAAGGATATACACGAAGGCAAACTTGGTCAAGATTGTAAGTCTTGTCATAATGAGCAATCCTTTTTACTTAAGAATAAATCTTTTGTTGGAAAATTCGACCACGATAAAACTGATTACCCCCTAGAAGGAAAACATGAAGTTGTAGATTGTAAAACCTGCCACAAAGCAGATTTCACCGACCCACTGCCTCATAATACCTGCATGAATTGCCACAACGATAAGCATAACGGCGATTTTGCAACTAAAAAAGATAAATACCCAGATTGTGCCACTTGCCACCGTGTGGAAGGATTTAGTCCATCAAATTTTACAATTGAGCAACACAATAAAAGTAAGTTTAAGTTGGTTGGAGCCCACTTGGCACAGCCTTGTTTTGCTTGTCATTTATCTGATAAAAAATGGACGTTTAACAACCTACCAACCGCTTGCGTTGAATGTCATCAAGATATACATGCTGGTAAACTTGAAGCTAAATTTTATGGGAAAGAATCTTGTAGCAGTTGCCATAATACGAATAATTGGCAAGAAGTAAAATTCGACCATAAACAAACAGCTTTTGCTCTAATAGGCAGCCATACGAAAGTAGCTTGTGGGGAGTGTCATACTCATAAAGATACAACACCACCAACTCAGATTTTTAAGGGAGTCTCTACGCAATGCAGTGCTTGCCATCAGGATGTTCATGGGGGGCAATTCAAAAAGAATAATCAAACAGATTGTGCAAGATGCCACACACCAAATTCATGGAAAGCTGAGAATTTTAACCATAATAAAACAAATTTTAAGTTAGATGGAAAACACCAAACGGTTTCTTGCGAAGAATGCCACAAAGAAACATTGAAAGATAATAAAGAAATTAGGTCATATAAGATTGCCAAATACCGATGTGTAGACTGTCATTTATAA
- a CDS encoding cytochrome c3 family protein, translating into MCRLSFIILLFLTQTLTAFAQSPHGKNFTMDCAKCHNASGWTFNAKKTKFNHDTTGFALSGQHRNINCKTCHTTLNFKKGSPNCASCHTDLHNNTVGKDCARCHSTQNWIVSNITKLHEETSFPLTGVHATIDCKKCHQSETNVRFNPIGLECKDCHTKDFKAAVNPNHQKLNLSTDCASCHTATPNWKPAKFLEHDKFYPLTGAHATIAKDCEKCHINGNFNNTPTECVGCHKTDFNQTANPNHPKLNLSTDCASCHTTKPSWNPASFPVHDNFYPLTGAHKSIANNCVECHKGNYKNTSNDCNSCHNTAFNKTTNPNHKAIGISPDCASCHSTNPGWSPARFDSHNNFYPLTGGHTTIRCNDCHKGSYKNTPTDCNACHNTNYQKTVNPSHQAFGFSTECSSCHTTNPSWRPARFDAHNNFFPLTGAHASVSCQECHKGGNYKNTPKDCNSCHNAAYKTAKSPEHAAMGLSTDCASCHTTNPGWKPSTFNHNVFYPLTGGHAVVASNCASCHKGDVKNTPKDCNACHNDNFKRSVNPNHNTLNLSTDCASCHTTNPSWRPTSFNHNNFFPLTGGHAVIASNCASCHKGDVKSTPKDCASCHTNAFNAATNPNHAAAGFSKDCASCHTTNPGWRPSTFNHNNYYPLTGAHANIANNCTACHAGGRFKGTPTDCNSCHSNAYNGAANPNHAVSGFSRDCASCHTTNPGWRPANFNHNNFFPLTGAHTSTTCTACHIGGRFKGTPTDCNSCHSNAYNGAANPNHTVSGFSRDCASCHTTNPGWRPANFNHNNFFPLTGAHTSTTCTACHVGGRFKGTPTDCNSCHSNAYNGAANPNHTNINLSRDCASCHTTNPSWRPSTFNHNNHFPLVGAHARIASNCTQCHAGGNFSRSSCVDCHSGDYNRASPNHAASGFPTNCTQCHSQNAWKPANWNHDAMFPIYSGKHRGKWNSCTDCHTNSANYAVFSCFKCHSKTETDKEHKGKSGYIYESNACYSCHPRGDS; encoded by the coding sequence ATGTGTAGACTGTCATTTATAATACTACTCTTCCTGACGCAGACCTTAACAGCATTTGCTCAGTCACCCCATGGGAAAAATTTCACCATGGATTGTGCTAAATGCCATAACGCTAGTGGTTGGACTTTTAATGCAAAAAAAACTAAGTTCAATCATGATACTACAGGGTTTGCTTTGAGCGGTCAGCATCGAAATATTAATTGTAAAACCTGTCATACAACGCTAAATTTTAAGAAAGGGTCTCCAAATTGTGCATCTTGTCATACTGATTTACACAATAATACAGTTGGAAAAGACTGTGCTAGATGTCATAGCACGCAAAACTGGATTGTTTCAAATATTACTAAACTACACGAAGAAACCTCTTTTCCATTGACTGGAGTACATGCCACTATTGATTGTAAGAAATGTCATCAATCGGAAACAAACGTAAGGTTTAATCCGATTGGTCTTGAGTGCAAAGACTGTCATACAAAAGATTTTAAAGCAGCAGTAAATCCTAATCACCAAAAACTCAATTTATCGACTGATTGTGCCTCATGTCATACGGCGACTCCTAACTGGAAACCAGCAAAATTCCTTGAACACGATAAATTTTATCCACTTACTGGAGCCCACGCTACCATTGCCAAAGACTGTGAAAAATGCCATATTAACGGAAACTTTAATAATACACCAACAGAATGTGTAGGTTGTCATAAAACAGATTTTAATCAAACAGCTAATCCAAACCACCCAAAGCTAAATCTATCTACTGACTGTGCTTCTTGCCACACCACTAAACCCAGTTGGAATCCTGCCTCATTTCCTGTACATGATAATTTTTACCCACTTACCGGTGCTCATAAAAGCATTGCTAACAACTGTGTAGAATGCCATAAAGGCAATTACAAGAATACGTCAAACGACTGTAATTCTTGTCATAATACTGCGTTTAATAAAACAACGAATCCTAACCACAAGGCAATTGGTATTTCGCCCGATTGTGCTTCCTGCCATAGTACTAACCCAGGGTGGAGTCCAGCAAGATTCGACTCACATAATAACTTTTATCCGCTTACAGGGGGGCATACTACAATACGATGTAATGATTGCCACAAGGGCAGTTATAAAAATACTCCGACTGATTGTAATGCTTGTCATAATACAAATTATCAGAAAACCGTCAATCCAAGCCACCAAGCATTTGGCTTTTCAACCGAATGTTCATCTTGCCACACCACCAATCCAAGTTGGAGGCCTGCGAGGTTCGATGCTCATAACAACTTCTTCCCACTTACTGGAGCACATGCCTCAGTGAGTTGTCAAGAATGTCATAAAGGGGGTAATTATAAGAATACCCCAAAAGACTGCAATTCTTGTCATAATGCTGCTTACAAAACAGCAAAAAGCCCTGAACACGCTGCAATGGGCCTTTCAACTGATTGTGCTTCTTGCCATACTACCAATCCAGGGTGGAAACCAAGTACTTTTAATCATAATGTCTTTTATCCATTGACGGGTGGACATGCGGTGGTAGCGTCAAATTGTGCTTCTTGCCATAAAGGAGATGTAAAAAATACGCCGAAAGATTGTAATGCTTGTCATAATGATAATTTCAAGCGAAGTGTAAATCCAAACCATAATACCCTCAACCTATCAACTGATTGTGCTTCATGTCATACCACAAATCCGAGTTGGAGGCCTACCTCATTTAATCATAATAACTTCTTTCCATTAACGGGAGGACATGCAGTCATAGCGTCAAATTGTGCTTCTTGCCATAAAGGAGATGTGAAAAGTACTCCGAAAGATTGTGCTTCTTGCCACACCAACGCCTTCAATGCTGCAACGAATCCCAATCATGCAGCAGCCGGTTTTTCAAAAGATTGTGCTTCTTGCCATACCACCAATCCAGGTTGGAGGCCGTCAACCTTTAATCATAACAATTATTACCCTTTAACAGGGGCACACGCTAACATAGCAAACAATTGTACGGCATGTCATGCTGGAGGAAGATTTAAAGGTACTCCGACCGACTGTAACTCATGTCATAGTAATGCTTACAACGGAGCAGCTAATCCGAATCATGCTGTTTCTGGGTTCTCTAGAGATTGTGCCTCTTGCCATACAACTAATCCGGGTTGGAGGCCAGCAAATTTCAACCATAATAACTTCTTCCCACTTACAGGAGCTCATACTAGTACAACTTGTACGGCTTGTCATATTGGAGGAAGATTTAAGGGTACTCCGACCGACTGTAACTCATGTCATAGTAATGCTTACAACGGAGCAGCTAATCCGAATCATACTGTTTCTGGGTTCTCTAGAGATTGTGCCTCTTGCCATACAACTAATCCGGGTTGGAGGCCAGCAAATTTCAACCATAATAACTTCTTCCCACTTACAGGAGCTCATACCAGTACAACTTGTACGGCATGTCATGTTGGAGGAAGATTTAAAGGTACTCCGACCGACTGTAACTCATGTCATAGTAATGCTTACAACGGAGCAGCAAATCCGAATCACACAAATATTAATTTGTCGAGAGACTGTGCCTCATGTCATACAACAAACCCAAGTTGGAGACCTTCGACTTTCAATCATAATAATCATTTTCCCTTAGTGGGAGCTCACGCTAGAATTGCCTCAAACTGTACTCAATGTCATGCAGGAGGTAATTTCAGTCGTAGTAGTTGTGTGGATTGCCATTCAGGCGATTATAATAGAGCCAGTCCAAATCACGCAGCTTCTGGCTTCCCTACTAATTGTACACAATGCCATAGCCAAAATGCTTGGAAACCAGCTAATTGGAACCACGATGCAATGTTCCCAATTTATAGTGGGAAGCATCGCGGAAAGTGGAATAGTTGTACGGATTGTCATACAAACTCAGCCAATTACGCCGTATTCTCTTGCTTTAAATGTCATAGTAAAACAGAGACCGATAAAGAGCACAAAGGTAAGAGTGGCTATATTTATGAAAGTAATGCCTGTTATTCTTGCCATCCAAGAGGTGATAGTTAA
- a CDS encoding GW dipeptide domain-containing protein → MKTFNLSLVLITLWMGACKSKPKVIVEDTAKPAVSSGVETDKSVPTNIATSPTDMHQVEALEVLQANRYTYLKVKEKTDTFWIAASKFDPKIGNTYFYRGGLLKTNFESQEHKRVFDKIFLVTSIIDASAHPGGNIESANEMPETSPNTHVHNHELKDVKGAIKLNELIANKDKYKNKLVIVTGKCVKSNDGIMGKNWVHIQDGTKQNGKPCDITITTQEFVSVGDNVVFEGKIILNKDFGAGYKYDILIEEGKLK, encoded by the coding sequence ATGAAAACTTTTAACCTTTCCCTTGTTTTAATCACACTATGGATGGGAGCTTGCAAGTCAAAACCTAAAGTTATTGTAGAAGACACGGCAAAACCGGCAGTATCTTCGGGGGTAGAAACCGATAAAAGTGTACCAACAAATATCGCTACATCGCCTACCGATATGCACCAAGTAGAAGCCTTAGAAGTTCTACAAGCTAACCGATATACCTATCTGAAAGTAAAAGAAAAAACTGATACATTTTGGATTGCCGCTTCAAAATTCGACCCTAAAATAGGGAACACTTATTTTTATAGAGGCGGCCTCTTAAAAACCAATTTTGAAAGTCAAGAACACAAAAGAGTTTTTGATAAAATCTTTTTAGTAACAAGTATTATTGATGCTTCGGCTCATCCTGGTGGAAACATTGAAAGTGCCAATGAAATGCCCGAAACTTCGCCTAATACGCATGTTCACAATCATGAACTAAAAGATGTAAAAGGTGCTATTAAACTCAATGAATTAATAGCAAATAAGGATAAATATAAGAATAAGTTGGTTATTGTTACTGGGAAATGTGTCAAGTCTAATGATGGAATAATGGGCAAAAACTGGGTTCATATTCAAGATGGAACTAAGCAGAACGGCAAACCATGCGATATTACAATTACAACTCAGGAATTTGTCTCAGTTGGAGATAATGTTGTTTTTGAAGGAAAGATTATTTTAAATAAAGATTTTGGAGCAGGATATAAGTATGATATTTTGATTGAAGAAGGAAAACTAAAGTAG